The Chryseolinea soli genome contains a region encoding:
- a CDS encoding polysaccharide deacetylase family protein has protein sequence MNHFESLKGIRIGKHVATLCFLFLAITSYAQPTISFTFDDGVTNDMPGYPFEQWNGLLLKHLNDAGIKTVFFVTGFNKSDAKGTYLLTQWNDAGHRIGNHTYSHLNYGSKSVSFEKFKLEFLRTDSIIQRYSQYIRMFRFPYLKEGDTAPKVEAFRDLLRAHQYRNGSVTIDASDWYIDSRLLKRLRTDPKANLEGFRQFYLKHLYARAQYYEQLAFQLTGRHIHHTLLLHHNLVNALFLGDLVKMFKEKGWNIIDAEKAFEDPIFQSQPTKIPAGESLIWALAKQSGKFETILRYPAEDGDYEKAEMDHLGL, from the coding sequence ATGAACCATTTTGAATCCTTGAAAGGTATCCGCATCGGCAAGCACGTCGCGACGCTTTGCTTCCTGTTTCTGGCCATCACCAGCTATGCACAACCTACCATCAGCTTCACATTCGACGATGGCGTGACCAACGACATGCCTGGATATCCTTTTGAACAATGGAATGGTTTGTTGCTAAAACATTTGAACGATGCCGGGATAAAGACGGTGTTCTTTGTTACGGGATTTAACAAATCCGATGCAAAAGGAACGTACTTGCTCACCCAATGGAACGACGCCGGTCATCGCATCGGAAATCATACCTACTCACACCTCAACTACGGCAGCAAGTCCGTTTCCTTCGAGAAATTCAAACTCGAATTCTTGCGCACCGATTCCATCATTCAACGCTACAGCCAGTACATCCGGATGTTCCGGTTTCCCTATCTGAAAGAAGGCGACACCGCGCCCAAAGTCGAAGCCTTTCGCGATCTGCTGCGAGCACACCAGTACAGAAATGGGAGCGTCACCATCGATGCTTCGGATTGGTATATCGATAGCCGTTTGTTAAAACGGCTCAGAACCGACCCTAAGGCCAACCTCGAGGGCTTTCGTCAATTCTATCTAAAGCATTTATACGCACGGGCGCAGTACTACGAACAGCTCGCTTTTCAACTCACCGGCCGGCATATTCATCACACGCTGCTGCTTCACCATAACCTGGTGAACGCCTTGTTCCTGGGCGACCTGGTCAAGATGTTCAAAGAAAAAGGCTGGAACATTATCGATGCCGAAAAAGCGTTCGAAGATCCCATCTTCCAATCGCAACCCACGAAGATCCCTGCCGGCGAAAGCCTCATCTGGGCCCTCGCCAAACAAAGCGGCAAATTCGAAACCATACTCCGCTATCCCGCCGAAGACGGCGACTACGAAAAAGCCGAGATGGATCACCTCGGCCTTTGA
- a CDS encoding phosphotriesterase family protein — MMNRKTFLQKTTAAAGIFLFPSLLADDIVMTVTGPIRPADMKFTLEHEHVLADFIGAKGYSRDRYNADEVFARALPFLKDVKQRGCVTFIDCSPAYLGRDVLLFKRLAEATGLNFITNTGYYGAVGEKFLPPQVYTETSEQIAARWIDEFKNGIEGTGIKPGFIKTSVDNAPLTEAQRKVVDSAALTHLATGLTIAIHTGNGEAAKEELAILKARGVSPQARIWVHSQNEPDKAYHLEAARSKSWVAFDGVNPDTVKANVENLQVMKAHKLLDQVLVSQDSGWYNVGEPNGGNYKDYNCIFTQFIPALKANGFTVAEIDKIFVANPARAFAIRVRKL, encoded by the coding sequence ATGATGAACCGAAAAACCTTTCTCCAAAAAACAACTGCCGCTGCGGGAATATTCCTGTTCCCTTCGCTGCTCGCCGACGACATCGTCATGACCGTGACCGGCCCGATCCGCCCCGCCGACATGAAGTTTACCCTGGAACACGAACACGTGCTGGCCGACTTCATTGGAGCCAAAGGATACAGCCGCGATCGCTACAACGCCGACGAAGTGTTTGCCCGCGCGTTGCCGTTTCTGAAAGATGTGAAGCAACGCGGCTGTGTCACGTTCATCGATTGTTCACCGGCTTATTTGGGACGCGATGTGCTTTTGTTCAAGCGGCTGGCAGAGGCAACGGGGTTGAACTTCATCACGAACACAGGCTACTATGGTGCAGTAGGAGAGAAGTTCCTGCCACCCCAGGTCTACACCGAAACCAGTGAGCAGATTGCTGCGCGATGGATTGACGAATTCAAGAACGGCATTGAGGGCACCGGTATTAAGCCCGGGTTCATCAAAACCAGCGTTGACAACGCGCCCCTAACCGAAGCGCAACGTAAGGTAGTCGACAGCGCCGCGCTGACGCACCTCGCCACCGGGCTCACCATCGCCATCCATACGGGCAACGGAGAGGCGGCTAAGGAAGAATTGGCCATTCTGAAAGCTCGGGGTGTTTCTCCGCAGGCCAGGATTTGGGTCCATTCACAAAACGAGCCCGATAAGGCCTATCACCTGGAGGCAGCCCGAAGCAAAAGCTGGGTTGCCTTTGACGGCGTCAATCCCGATACGGTAAAGGCTAACGTGGAGAATTTGCAAGTCATGAAAGCGCATAAGCTGTTGGACCAGGTCCTTGTGTCGCAGGACTCGGGGTGGTATAATGTGGGTGAGCCGAATGGTGGCAACTATAAAGATTACAATTGCATCTTCACGCAATTTATTCCCGCTTTAAAAGCGAATGGCTTTACCGTGGCGGAGATCGATAAGATCTTTGTGGCCAATCCGGCAAGAGCTTTCGCTATTCGCGTTCGCAAGCTTTGA
- a CDS encoding DUF4249 domain-containing protein, protein MDRLVLLIIPAVLLLACVPEPSLDQTAYEPKLVIDGSIESGGFPRVVLSNSASYFMNIDSANIRDLIVSTAKVTVSDGETEEILTLKRDDDFFPPYVYQGTSLKGEVGKTYSLTVEVKGKRYTASTTIPPPAKFDKLWFELAPGKDSLGYVYGQLTDNAEEANYYRVFTQRLNKDNRFIPVYLSAVGDQYFNGQQFTFTILRGPENFTNVIDDLYFKRGDSVRVKLCSMDRAHFDFWRTVERELYVVGNPFSSSGNEIISNIDGDDALGVWGGYGVSFYAINIK, encoded by the coding sequence ATGGATAGACTTGTTCTTTTGATCATACCCGCTGTACTGCTCCTGGCCTGTGTGCCGGAACCCTCGTTGGACCAAACCGCCTACGAACCCAAGTTGGTGATCGACGGCTCCATCGAAAGCGGGGGCTTTCCCCGTGTGGTGCTCAGCAACAGTGCTTCCTATTTCATGAACATCGATTCCGCCAACATCCGCGACCTGATCGTATCCACCGCAAAGGTCACTGTGAGCGACGGCGAAACCGAGGAAATTCTTACCCTAAAACGCGACGACGATTTCTTTCCTCCGTACGTCTATCAGGGTACGTCGTTGAAGGGGGAGGTCGGAAAGACGTACTCTCTAACTGTGGAAGTGAAAGGCAAGCGTTACACCGCATCGACCACCATTCCGCCGCCAGCCAAATTTGATAAACTCTGGTTCGAACTGGCGCCGGGTAAAGATTCACTGGGCTATGTGTATGGCCAGCTTACCGACAACGCCGAGGAAGCCAACTATTACCGTGTATTCACGCAACGCCTCAACAAGGACAACCGGTTTATCCCGGTTTACCTGTCGGCCGTGGGCGATCAATATTTCAACGGCCAGCAGTTCACGTTTACGATCCTTCGCGGGCCTGAGAATTTCACCAACGTCATCGACGACCTCTATTTCAAGCGTGGCGACAGTGTGCGGGTCAAACTTTGCTCGATGGACAGAGCCCACTTCGATTTCTGGCGCACCGTGGAACGGGAACTCTATGTAGTGGGCAACCCGTTTTCATCTTCCGGTAATGAGATCATCTCAAACATCGACGGCGATGATGCGTTGGGTGTGTGGGGAGGCTATGGCGTGTCGTTCTACGCCATTAATATAAAGTAG
- a CDS encoding TonB-dependent receptor, translating to MRSPSRKVAFTLVLLSLAILARAQDNMLSGYVHDATTGSPLPGCTLFIPTLNKGAATDTTGFFQLAVPPGRYQVVFSFVGYKRDTVVVNAQTSQTLSIKLTSESTTLSEVIVAEKAADEAVTQTETGLISLQRKDIEKLPYLLGEVDPIRILQLMPGVQTSGEGSTGFYVRGGAVDQNLMLLDHSTVYNPSHLFGFFSIFNGTAVQGLDMYKGGIPSYYGGRLSCITRVSTRSGNDQELKGEGSIGLVAATALVEGPVKKNKGSFLVAARRTYVDLFARGLHELGLLKRNIDYYFYDLNVNFDYRLSPRDRLSIRTYYGADDFNYNTSSSFSNAITWKNKTASVAWQHTGERLFTELSVQASGYDMGFGADISSYTFDIVSDISDVGFTYQFGLQKNKHDLAWGLTYTRHALRPNNVSASSDDVSLNVGPPLKLKADEAALYFNDKITLSERAELSVGIRFSGYSQLGPFTRYIEDDNFQILDTITYSKHKRIQNYGNIEPRASLRYSLTPASSVKVSYDKTVQYMHMAPLSSVSLPLDIWVPSSAVIKPQTAHQFSAGYFRNFSDNRIETSVVLYYKAMQRQIEYREGVVIGYSKGYNFDDNFVFGRGTSYGSEFSIKKPKGRLNGQVSYTLSRTTRQFEALNNGKPFAAKYDRLHDLSVLGNYEYSPRWTFSCVFVYGTGNALNLPVARYVIQGNVINEYGARNSFRMPAYHRLDLAVTYAAHKSARWESYWIFSIYNVYSRKNPYYIYFETEGNLENLELHTSIKQVSLFPIIPAFTYRVKF from the coding sequence GCCACCACGGGCTCGCCCCTTCCGGGATGTACACTCTTCATTCCAACCCTGAACAAAGGAGCGGCCACCGATACGACCGGATTTTTCCAGCTTGCTGTTCCTCCAGGACGTTACCAGGTGGTGTTTTCATTTGTTGGGTATAAACGCGACACCGTTGTTGTAAATGCACAGACCTCCCAAACGCTCAGCATAAAACTAACCTCCGAGAGCACGACCCTCTCCGAAGTGATCGTGGCGGAAAAGGCTGCCGATGAAGCCGTGACCCAAACCGAAACAGGCCTCATCTCCCTGCAGCGAAAAGACATTGAAAAATTGCCCTATTTGTTGGGCGAGGTAGATCCCATCCGAATCCTGCAACTGATGCCGGGGGTGCAAACCTCGGGTGAGGGGAGCACGGGTTTTTATGTACGCGGTGGCGCAGTAGATCAGAACCTGATGTTGCTGGATCATTCCACCGTATACAACCCCAGCCACCTGTTTGGATTCTTCTCCATCTTTAACGGCACTGCCGTTCAGGGGTTGGATATGTACAAGGGGGGTATACCTTCGTATTACGGCGGCCGGTTATCGTGCATCACCAGAGTGTCGACGCGAAGCGGTAACGACCAGGAATTGAAAGGTGAGGGGAGCATCGGTCTGGTGGCGGCAACGGCTTTGGTGGAAGGGCCGGTGAAGAAAAACAAAGGGTCGTTTCTTGTCGCCGCCCGCCGCACCTATGTCGATCTCTTTGCCCGTGGCCTGCACGAACTCGGGCTGCTGAAACGGAATATCGATTATTATTTTTACGACCTCAACGTAAACTTCGACTACCGCCTTTCGCCGCGAGACCGCCTCAGCATACGAACCTACTATGGTGCCGACGATTTTAACTACAACACGAGTTCCAGTTTTTCGAATGCGATCACCTGGAAAAACAAAACTGCGTCCGTGGCGTGGCAACATACCGGGGAACGTCTTTTTACGGAGTTGTCTGTGCAAGCTTCCGGCTATGATATGGGCTTTGGCGCCGACATCAGTTCGTATACGTTCGATATTGTTTCCGACATCAGCGACGTCGGCTTTACGTATCAGTTCGGTCTCCAAAAGAACAAACACGACCTGGCGTGGGGACTCACCTATACCCGCCACGCCCTGAGGCCCAACAACGTGAGCGCTTCGAGTGATGATGTCTCGCTCAATGTGGGCCCGCCCCTGAAACTCAAGGCCGACGAGGCGGCGCTGTACTTCAATGACAAGATCACGCTAAGCGAGCGTGCCGAACTAAGCGTGGGCATCCGGTTTTCGGGCTACAGTCAGCTTGGTCCGTTCACGCGCTACATCGAAGACGACAACTTTCAGATCCTGGACACGATCACGTACAGCAAGCACAAACGCATCCAGAACTACGGCAACATCGAGCCGCGTGCGTCCTTGCGGTATAGTCTGACGCCGGCGTCGTCGGTCAAAGTTTCGTATGATAAGACGGTCCAGTACATGCACATGGCACCGCTGTCGTCGGTGTCGCTGCCGTTGGATATTTGGGTGCCCAGCTCTGCCGTGATCAAGCCGCAGACAGCCCATCAATTTTCGGCCGGCTACTTCCGCAATTTCAGTGACAACCGGATCGAGACCTCGGTGGTGCTTTATTACAAAGCCATGCAACGGCAGATCGAATACCGCGAAGGCGTGGTGATCGGCTACAGCAAGGGCTACAACTTCGACGACAACTTTGTGTTCGGCCGCGGCACCTCGTATGGCAGCGAGTTCTCCATCAAAAAGCCGAAGGGGCGCCTGAACGGCCAGGTGTCGTATACACTTTCGCGGACAACGCGCCAATTCGAAGCACTGAACAACGGCAAGCCCTTTGCTGCCAAGTACGACCGGCTGCACGATCTTTCCGTGCTGGGCAACTATGAATATTCTCCCCGGTGGACCTTCTCGTGTGTGTTTGTCTATGGAACAGGGAATGCTTTGAACCTGCCGGTGGCCCGGTATGTGATCCAGGGAAATGTGATCAACGAGTATGGTGCACGGAACTCGTTTCGTATGCCGGCCTATCACCGGCTCGACCTGGCCGTGACCTATGCGGCGCACAAGAGCGCGCGCTGGGAATCGTACTGGATCTTTTCCATCTACAATGTGTACAGTCGCAAGAATCCCTATTATATCTATTTCGAAACCGAGGGCAACCTGGAAAACCTCGAACTGCACACCAGCATCAAGCAGGTATCGCTTTTCCCCATCATTCCAGCCTTCACTTACCGCGTAAAGTTCTGA